In Macadamia integrifolia cultivar HAES 741 unplaced genomic scaffold, SCU_Mint_v3 scaffold_30A, whole genome shotgun sequence, the following proteins share a genomic window:
- the LOC122071608 gene encoding putative pentatricopeptide repeat-containing protein At3g15200: MYHRLQLLSSISRRAIPRSHWTEEFVTNNINRRVIDYFNHHLIVPYLNFSSRTDQSVADGTVSFNPISADSDEDSVVSVPDHDMSATAKDAAAIQKLLKLHTHGSVEELERSLDGCGLSMTEDLVLQVLRRHRSEWKPALLFFDWVSREEPGVGRYTPGTGAYNVMIDILGRMKRFEQLQQVLDEMSNRDGLINERTYAILVHRYAGAHKVQEAIDIFYRRKEFGLDLDLIAFQTLLMSLCRYKHVEAAEFLFHSKRKEFPLDIKTLNIILNGWCVSGRLREAKRFWNDIISSRCKPDEFTYGIFINSLTKAGKISTAVKLFHSMWEKGCSPDVAICNCIIDGLCFKKRIPEALEIFGEMNERGCLRDVVTYNTLIKHLCRIRRMEKVDELLDEMEQEKGNCTPNARTFNFLLNSLKEPKEIPHLLERMERNGCKIAGDTYNLILRLFVGWNQQEAARNTWLDMERDGVGPDQRSYTIMIHGLHSKGRMEEALHYFTEMTSKGMIPEPRTKLLVKAINIKLQEQESGQSVGMINNDSSLNHPVKSQRKRTK; encoded by the coding sequence TCGCCGGGCAATCCCACGTTCGCACTGGACAGAAGAATTCGTAACTAATAACATTAACCGAAGAGTTATAGATTACTTCAATCATCACCTTATCGTTCCCTACCTGAATTTTTCCTCCCGCACAGACCAATCTGTAGCTGATGGCACCGTGTCGTTTAATCCCATTTCTGCCGACTCTGATGAAGACTCGGTTGTGTCTGTGCCCGACCATGACATGTCTGCCACAGCCAAGGATGCTGCCGCAATCCAGAAGCTACTCAAGCTTCACACACATGGTTCCGTTGAGGAGCTCGAACGAAGCCTAGACGGATGTGGGTTATCGATGACAGAGGATTTAGTTCTTCAGGTGCTCCGACGACATCGCTCGGAATGGAAACCTGCTTTGCTCTTCTTCGATTGGGTTTCCAGGGAAGAACCCGGAGTTGGTCGTTACACGCCTGGAACAGGTGCTTACAATGTTATGATCGACATTCTTGGGAGGATGAAGCGTTTTGAACAATTGCAGCAAGTGCTCGACGAAATGTCTAACAGAGATGGTTTAATCAACGAGAGAACGTACGCCATTCTGGTGCACAGATATGCAGGGGCTCACAAAGTGCAAGAAGCGATTGACATTTTTTACAGGAGGAAGGAGTTTGGGCTCGATCTTGATTTGATTGCTTTCCAGACCCTTCTGATGTCGCTCTGTAGATACAAACATGTCGAAGCTGCAGAGTTCCTCTTTCACTCCAAGCGGAAAGAATTCCCTCTCGATATAAAAACCCTCAACATAATTCTGAATGGGTGGTGCGTTTCGGGGAGGTTACGTGAAGCCAAGAGGTTCTGGAATGATATCATCTCTTCTAGGTGCAAGCCCGACGAGTTCACATATGGGATTTTTATAAATTCCTTGACCAAGGCAGGGAAGATCTCCACGGCTGTCAAGTTGTTCCATTCCATGTGGGAGAAAGGTTGTTCTCCTGATGTGGCAATCTGCAATTGTATCATAGATGGTCTGTGCTTCAAGAAGAGGATCCCTGAAGCTCTTGAAATCTTTGGGGAGATGAATGAGAGGGGTTGCCTTCGTGATGTTGTCACGTACAATACACTCATCAAGCACCTGTGCAGGATTAGGAGGATGGAAAAGGTTGACGAGCTACTGGATGAAATGGAACAGGAGAAAGGAAACTGCACCCCAAACGCTAGGACTTTCAATTTCTTGCTCAATTCCTTGAAGGAACCAAAGGAAATTCCTCACCTTCTGGAAAGGATGGAGAGAAATGGTTGCAAGATCGCAGGGGATACCTACAACTTGATATTAAGATTGTTTGTGGGTTGGAATCAACAGGAGGCAGCAAGAAATACATGGCTTGATATGGAGAGAGATGGAGTTGGACCTGATCAGCGATCTTACACCATCATGATTCATGGACTACACAGTAAGGGAAGGATGGAAGAGGCTTTGCACTACTTCACCGAGATGACGTCCAAAGGTATGATACCAGAGCCAAGGACCAAGCTACTGGTGAAGGCCATTAACATCAAGCTGCAAGAGCAAGAGAGTGGACAGAGTGTGGGAATGATAAACAATGATAGCTCATTAAATCATCCAGTCAAGAGCCAGAGGAAGAGAACAAAATGA